ACTACCGGTAAAGATTCCGATCCTTTTGGCTCCGCGGAGGGCTAGCATTTCTGTCGCAATTTGTCCCCCTTGGAAGTTATCGCTACCAACAATGGGAATTTCTTCGGAAAGATAGCGGTCAAAGGAGACGACTTGTTTTTGATAGTGATGATATTCTTCTATTCCCATATTATGAGCCCCAGCCACAATACCGTCCACTTGGTTAGCAGCCAACATACGCAAATAATGGCGCTCTTTTTCCTTATTATTCGCTGAATTACAGAGGATGGTGTAATACCCCTCTTCAAAAAAACAGCTTTCCAAGGCTTCTACTAATTCTCCATAGAAGGGGTGGGCCACACTAGGAAAGATCAGACCAATTAATTGCGTCCCTTTACCTTGTAATGACCGCGCTAAGGCATTGGGCTGATAATTTAATTCCTCCATGGCTTGGCGGACTTTATTAATGGTCTTCTCACTGAGATAGCCATAATTATTAATCACCCGGGAAACAGTTGTTGCTGACACCCCGGCTTTTTTAGCCACATCGGCTAGGGTAATCGCCATGACCAGCACTCCTTTACTTGTTAATATTTTCTAGGGGGTAGATCCTGCCCTCTAAACGACCACTTCCCTTTATTATAAGCTGACTTTGTCCTTTTTTGGGGAAAATTCTTCCGCTAAGGACTTTATAGCCGTCTTGGACAAAAATTTCAAAGGAAGAGGCATCGATAAAGATTTGTAGCTGGAGGTCTTCTCCGCCCTTAAAGTGACTTTTCCGGACTTGGCCGTATTCAGGATTGACGAGTTCGCCCTGGTTGGTCCGTGTCACCTTGAGTCTGCCTGCTGGAACGTCCACGTCAATGTGAAGGGCGGCAGCTTCTTGATCATCACTCATGACTAAAAAGTCAAGCTTGGAGTCAGCGGCCAATGAACAATTTATTTCGTAAGCATTGTCTTCGGGATCATAGGTCCACGCTTGCCCTGATTCTAGTGTCTCCTTGATGGCGATAGGGGGTTGGCGCAGGCTCTCCATTTCTTTGACTGGTCGTTGGTGGAGATGACCCTGGTTAAAATGGAGTTCCTTGACCAGACTCATGACGGAGGTCCAGCCCCATTCCGCGTCGGGATAAGCCAGGTCTGGTAAACCCAACCAAGACACGGCTAAAGCCCGACCGTCAGGCGCGTTAAAGGCCTGAGTGGCATAAACATCGAAGCCATTGTCAAGATTCTTTAAAGGACTAGGCTCATTCAGTGTCAAGTTCTCCCAATCAATGGCCTCGGAGACTAAATAAGTATTGGGATAGATGTTTTGATATTTGAGTTCATCCTGGTCCAAACCTTGCGGGCAAAAGATCAGCAGGTCTTTCCCATCCACTTTCACATAATTGGGACATTCCATCATATAGGCACTTTCTCCGCTAGTTAATTTTAAGGGACCAAGAAAGTTCCATTCCTTAAGATTGTCGCTTTGGTAGACTAGGATTTGGCCTTTAAGCGCTTCGGTTTGGGCGCCCAGTATCATCAGATAGCCGTCTCGGTAGGGGAAGATCTGCGGGTCACGAAAATGATCGGTATAGCCCTCTTCAACTGCTCTAATGAGGGGTGGATCGATTTTAGTGAATTGATAGTCCTTATCCATCCAGGCGCCGACCTGGTAGGGATGGCGTTGCCAGTCCCTATCGCGAGCATTACCGGTGTAGAAGAGAAAGAGCTGGTCATCCACGGGGAGGGCAGATCCTGAATAGACTCCGTGACTATCGTAAGGAGAATCGGGTGCTAGGGCAATGCCATGGCATTGCCAGTGGACCAGGTCTTTGGAGGAGAGGTGGTACCAGGACTTGAGCCCGTGGACTGGTCCCATGGGATAGTATTGGTAGAAAAGCTGCCAACGACCATTATAATAGGAGAAGCCATTGGGATCATTGAGTAAACCGGTTTCTGGCTGGATGTGGTAGTGTTGACGCCA
This genomic window from Aerococcus sp. Group 1 contains:
- a CDS encoding LacI family DNA-binding transcriptional regulator, with translation MAITLADVAKKAGVSATTVSRVINNYGYLSEKTINKVRQAMEELNYQPNALARSLQGKGTQLIGLIFPSVAHPFYGELVEALESCFFEEGYYTILCNSANNKEKERHYLRMLAANQVDGIVAGAHNMGIEEYHHYQKQVVSFDRYLSEEIPIVGSDNFQGGQIATEMLALRGAKRIGIFTGSQKSASPTNQRLEGYLSVIEAQKLNAYVYQLQEQRSPKIAVQHIQSILKKDQLDGIFCTDDLTALLTLDAAKDLGLQVPHDLKIIGYDGSRFIQNYHPELSTIVQPIQDYANLIADLLIKKIKQPDSDLNRNYQLPVSFLQGKTC
- a CDS encoding sucrose-6-phosphate hydrolase → MTQDPKWTRRLRYQAYEDWPNDYLVQLKEKVTHSPWRQHYHIQPETGLLNDPNGFSYYNGRWQLFYQYYPMGPVHGLKSWYHLSSKDLVHWQCHGIALAPDSPYDSHGVYSGSALPVDDQLFLFYTGNARDRDWQRHPYQVGAWMDKDYQFTKIDPPLIRAVEEGYTDHFRDPQIFPYRDGYLMILGAQTEALKGQILVYQSDNLKEWNFLGPLKLTSGESAYMMECPNYVKVDGKDLLIFCPQGLDQDELKYQNIYPNTYLVSEAIDWENLTLNEPSPLKNLDNGFDVYATQAFNAPDGRALAVSWLGLPDLAYPDAEWGWTSVMSLVKELHFNQGHLHQRPVKEMESLRQPPIAIKETLESGQAWTYDPEDNAYEINCSLAADSKLDFLVMSDDQEAAALHIDVDVPAGRLKVTRTNQGELVNPEYGQVRKSHFKGGEDLQLQIFIDASSFEIFVQDGYKVLSGRIFPKKGQSQLIIKGSGRLEGRIYPLENINK